The DNA window TGAGCCTTCATGTTCGCGAGCCACGCTTCCGAGGTCTTCTGATAATTCTGGCCGTTCACCACCCAATGCTGATCGACGCGCAGATCCTTGTTGAAATAAAAAAGCAGGTGGTCGCTCGGCATGATGCCACCTGTGAAGAAGTTGCGGCTCAGCCAGTCCGAGGCATCGTTGTCTTCGAAAAGATAAGCGAGGTTTTTATGCGTGAAGATATGAACAAAGAGCTTGCCCTCAGGTTTCAGCCAGCCTGAGATCCGGCCCAAAAGTTTTTCATAGTTCCGCATATGCTCGAACATTTCAATCGACACCACGCGATCAAAGGTCCGATTCAGTTCCAGCTTGTTCACGTCCTGGGTGATGATTTCAAGGTTCTTGATGCCCAGCTCGGCGGCGCGGCCCATGATGAATTCACGCTGGGGTCTTGAATTCGAAACGCCCGTGACCTTGCACTTCGGAAAGCGTTTGGCTGCGAAAAGGCTGAGCGATCCCCAGCCGCAGCCGAGTTCCAGGATCTCCATTCCATCCTGAATGCCCGCGCGTTGCAGGTAAACCTCCAGCATTTTCTCCTCGGCCGCGGACAGATCCTTGGGGGACTCGTCCCACAGGCCACAGCTGTATTTCAGCCAACGGCCCATGACGAATTTAAAAAATTCAGGCGGCAGTTCATAGTGCTGGCGATTGGCTTCGCCGGTCTCGATCGCGATCGGCGATTCCTTGAGCTGACGGATCAGGTTGTTCAGATGGTCCTGGCTCGCCGCCACATCATG is part of the Oligoflexus sp. genome and encodes:
- a CDS encoding cyclopropane-fatty-acyl-phospholipid synthase family protein, whose translation is MEALLSRGLIPEKVIRLSIQQLLRKRIADESKHDVAASQDHLNNLIRQLKESPIAIETGEANRQHYELPPEFFKFVMGRWLKYSCGLWDESPKDLSAAEEKMLEVYLQRAGIQDGMEILELGCGWGSLSLFAAKRFPKCKVTGVSNSRPQREFIMGRAAELGIKNLEIITQDVNKLELNRTFDRVVSIEMFEHMRNYEKLLGRISGWLKPEGKLFVHIFTHKNLAYLFEDNDASDWLSRNFFTGGIMPSDHLLFYFNKDLRVDQHWVVNGQNYQKTSEAWLANMKAHEKEIMEIFRTHYKDEALKWWNFWKIFFLACAELWGFRQGNEWHVSHYLFSKVK